Part of the Sodalinema gerasimenkoae IPPAS B-353 genome is shown below.
TGCTGCGGGAACTCTATCAAGAGAAAATTCCCCTGTCGAGTCTCTATCCGGCGACGCCCCCCCTCTATCGTAAGTTGGGCTATGAACAGGCAATCAGCCGCTGTCTTTGGCAAATCCCCATCGCCAGCTTGAAACCCCAGAAGCCTCAACTGGCCTGTGTTCCCATTGAAAACCAGACCGAGGCGATCGCCCCCCTCTATGAACAGTTCGCCTCTCGTCACAATGGCGCCGTGCAACGTCATGAGTTCCTGTGGCATCTCATCTGGAACAGCTTTATGCCCCTTGATAGCCCAGTCTATACCTATCTCTTTGGCGATCGCAGCGCCCCAGAAGGCTATATTATCTTCCGCCAAAAGCGGGGGTTCCAGGAGGGTTTAATGGAGATTCGCGATCGCGTCCTACTCACCCCCGCCGCCATCCAGAGTTTTTGGGCCTTCCTCTACAGCCATCGCTCCCAAATGACCTCAGCCTCTTGGCATGGGCCACAGCTTGACGCCACCATGTTAACCCTCCCCCTCGATACCATGGTTCCCACGGAGCAGATGATGCTCTCTTGGCGTATTGTCCATCTCGAAGCCGCCTTACGCCAACGGGGTTATCCTCCTCTATCTGGGGAACTGCATCTGGAGATTGACGATGAGATGTTGCCCGAGAATTGCGATCGCTTCGTCCTCACCCTCAAAGACGGTAAGTCCCAGGTGACACGAGGCGGACGGGGAGAATTACGGTTAAACATTCGTCATCTCGCCCCCCTCTATAGTGGGTTATGGAGTGCCTCGCAGTTACACCATCTG
Proteins encoded:
- a CDS encoding GNAT family N-acetyltransferase, translating into MTESWHYDILSDSEDGKRLNEILSQCFLIPLENCASYIELVGQENYRLVRRDNEIAGGLIKIPTGHWLGGKLVETMGVSAVGIAPEYRGTGAASTLLGTLLRELYQEKIPLSSLYPATPPLYRKLGYEQAISRCLWQIPIASLKPQKPQLACVPIENQTEAIAPLYEQFASRHNGAVQRHEFLWHLIWNSFMPLDSPVYTYLFGDRSAPEGYIIFRQKRGFQEGLMEIRDRVLLTPAAIQSFWAFLYSHRSQMTSASWHGPQLDATMLTLPLDTMVPTEQMMLSWRIVHLEAALRQRGYPPLSGELHLEIDDEMLPENCDRFVLTLKDGKSQVTRGGRGELRLNIRHLAPLYSGLWSASQLHHLGYIEGTSEAIALANGLFAGDLPGLSDFF